A genomic window from Haladaptatus caseinilyticus includes:
- a CDS encoding type IV pilin N-terminal domain-containing protein, translating into MTLKEKMDAVAERDFERAVSPVIGVILMVAITVILAAVIGTFVMGLGNSVEKNVNAGAEISADKAANGAVTVTWVSKGTASQVSVKVKEKGGTNNGTATINNIGDSVTIYEKSGGNDDLGFSADGDRQVQIIVTAIGEDGETKTVINNEEATI; encoded by the coding sequence ATGACACTCAAAGAAAAAATGGACGCAGTAGCGGAGCGAGACTTCGAGCGAGCCGTATCACCTGTTATCGGCGTTATCCTCATGGTTGCTATAACGGTAATATTGGCCGCTGTGATTGGGACCTTCGTGATGGGTCTTGGGAATAGTGTCGAGAAAAACGTGAACGCTGGCGCAGAAATTAGTGCAGATAAAGCAGCCAATGGTGCAGTCACCGTCACTTGGGTCAGCAAAGGGACCGCTAGTCAGGTCAGTGTAAAGGTCAAAGAAAAAGGTGGGACAAATAACGGAACTGCAACAATCAACAATATTGGTGATTCAGTAACAATCTACGAAAAGTCCGGAGGAAACGACGATCTTGGATTTAGTGCCGATGGCGACCGCCAAGTTCAAATCATCGTAACTGCCATTGGCGAGGACGGTGAAACGAAGACCGTAATCAATAATGAAGAGGCAACGATTTGA